One stretch of Streptomyces sp. A2-16 DNA includes these proteins:
- a CDS encoding amino acid ABC transporter ATP-binding protein, with the protein MSAMVDIRSVHKSFGPLEVLKGIDLRVGAGEVTVVLGPSGSGKSTLLRTVNHLEKVDKGVISVDGELVGYRRSGDKLYELPEREVLRQRTRIGFVFQNFHLFPHLTVLDNVVEAPVSVLKQPRKEAVEAARRLLGRVGLADKADAHPRHLSGGQQQRVAIARALALEPRLLLFDEPTSALDPELVGEVLDVIRDLARRGTTMIVVTHEIGFAREVADTVVFMDDGRIVEQGPPAQVLDDPRHERTRSFLSRVL; encoded by the coding sequence ATGAGTGCCATGGTCGACATCAGGTCGGTCCACAAGAGCTTCGGCCCACTGGAGGTGCTCAAGGGCATTGACCTCAGGGTCGGCGCCGGCGAGGTCACCGTGGTCCTCGGTCCCTCCGGCTCCGGCAAGTCGACACTGCTGCGGACCGTCAACCACCTGGAGAAGGTGGACAAGGGCGTGATCAGCGTGGACGGGGAACTGGTCGGGTACCGGCGCTCCGGCGACAAGCTGTACGAGCTGCCCGAGCGCGAGGTGCTCAGACAGCGCACCCGGATCGGCTTCGTCTTCCAGAACTTCCACCTGTTCCCGCATCTCACCGTGCTGGACAACGTCGTCGAGGCCCCGGTGTCGGTGCTGAAGCAGCCCCGGAAGGAGGCCGTCGAGGCGGCCCGGCGGCTCCTCGGTCGGGTGGGACTCGCCGACAAGGCGGACGCCCATCCGAGGCACCTCTCCGGCGGGCAGCAGCAACGGGTGGCGATCGCGCGGGCGTTGGCGCTGGAACCCCGGCTGCTGCTCTTCGACGAACCGACCTCCGCGCTCGACCCCGAGCTGGTGGGCGAGGTCCTCGACGTCATCAGGGACCTGGCCCGCCGGGGCACCACGATGATCGTCGTCACGCACGAGATCGGTTTCGCCCGCGAGGTCGCCGACACCGTCGTGTTCATGGACGACGGGCGGATCGTCGAACAGGGTCCACCGGCGCAGGTGCTGGACGACCCGCGCCACGAACGCACGCGGTCCTTTCTCTCGAGGGTGCTGTGA
- a CDS encoding FAD/NAD(P)-binding protein: protein MRRSLVIVGAGPRGTGLIERIAANAPELYDGSGLDLHLVDPHPPGAGRIWREAQSPLLWMNSHAEDVTMFTDETVAMDGPVRPGPTLHEWAGIEGRTFADRQLQGAYLRWVHERAVAALPPSVSVHHHPRRALRVSGPREGRQQVWLEGRSRPLLADLVVLALGHLDAELDDEQRGLAAYARTHDLVHLPPDFTADSDLSALAPGEPVLVRGFGLAFVDLMALLTEGRGGRYDGDTYLPSGREPVLHVGSRRGVPYHSKIGYDWTGERPPLPRFLGPDRIDELLARPGGFAFGRDVWPLVEKELGFAHYHRLFTVHPERTAMSWADFEEKYAAVEDLVERETLVASAVPDPRDRLDLARLDRPLEGVRYATHEEFQEGLREYVEADLSRRHDPRYSPDLAVFLGLLSVYGQLVRLGDIGGRWHGFFSYLASGPPGPRLRQLLALSRAGVLRFVGADMEVRAEDGVFRASSPTVPGHSVEARALVEARLPEPTVRRALDPLLRELYAEGAAESPDGLLRVDRADGRVLDRSGRPHPRRFALGPHTDGRTPGAFTRPRTGGPAFRQNDATARAALRFLGELAGRAAA, encoded by the coding sequence ATGAGGCGCTCGCTGGTGATCGTCGGAGCCGGGCCGCGGGGGACCGGTCTGATCGAGCGGATCGCCGCCAACGCGCCCGAGCTGTACGACGGTTCGGGACTGGACCTGCACCTGGTCGATCCGCACCCGCCCGGCGCCGGACGCATCTGGCGCGAGGCCCAGTCGCCGCTGCTGTGGATGAACTCGCACGCCGAGGACGTCACCATGTTCACCGACGAGACGGTGGCCATGGACGGACCCGTGCGCCCCGGCCCCACCCTGCACGAGTGGGCCGGCATCGAAGGACGCACCTTCGCGGACCGGCAGCTGCAGGGCGCGTACCTGCGCTGGGTGCACGAGCGGGCGGTGGCCGCGCTGCCCCCGTCCGTGTCCGTCCACCACCATCCGCGCCGCGCCCTGCGGGTGAGCGGACCGCGCGAGGGGCGCCAGCAGGTGTGGCTGGAAGGCCGCTCGCGCCCGCTCCTCGCCGACCTGGTCGTCCTCGCCCTGGGCCACCTCGACGCCGAACTCGACGACGAGCAGAGGGGCTTGGCGGCGTACGCCCGCACCCACGACCTCGTCCACCTGCCACCCGACTTCACCGCCGACAGCGACCTGTCCGCGCTCGCACCCGGCGAACCGGTCCTGGTCCGAGGGTTCGGCCTCGCCTTCGTCGACCTGATGGCGCTGCTCACCGAGGGCCGGGGCGGCCGGTACGACGGGGACACCTACCTCCCCTCCGGGCGCGAGCCGGTCCTCCACGTCGGATCGCGGCGCGGAGTGCCGTACCACTCGAAGATCGGCTACGACTGGACCGGCGAGCGGCCGCCGCTGCCCCGCTTCCTGGGGCCGGACCGGATCGACGAACTGCTCGCCCGCCCCGGGGGGTTCGCCTTCGGGCGGGACGTGTGGCCGCTGGTGGAGAAGGAACTCGGGTTCGCCCACTACCACCGGCTGTTCACCGTGCATCCGGAGCGGACCGCGATGTCCTGGGCCGACTTCGAGGAGAAGTACGCGGCCGTCGAGGACCTCGTCGAACGGGAGACCCTGGTGGCCTCCGCCGTGCCCGACCCCCGGGACCGGCTCGACCTCGCCCGGCTCGACCGGCCGCTGGAGGGCGTGCGGTACGCGACGCACGAGGAGTTCCAGGAGGGACTGCGGGAGTATGTCGAGGCCGACCTGAGCCGTCGTCATGATCCTCGGTACAGCCCGGACCTGGCCGTGTTCCTCGGACTGCTCTCCGTCTACGGACAGTTGGTCCGGCTGGGGGACATCGGCGGACGGTGGCACGGCTTCTTCAGCTATCTCGCCTCCGGGCCGCCCGGCCCCCGGCTGCGGCAGCTGCTCGCGCTGTCCCGGGCCGGAGTGCTCAGGTTCGTCGGGGCGGACATGGAAGTCCGCGCCGAGGACGGGGTGTTCCGGGCGTCGAGCCCCACCGTGCCGGGCCACTCGGTCGAGGCACGGGCGCTGGTCGAGGCCCGGCTGCCCGAACCGACCGTCCGGCGGGCCCTCGATCCGCTGCTGCGTGAGCTGTACGCCGAGGGGGCCGCCGAGAGCCCGGACGGGCTGCTGCGCGTGGACCGCGCCGACGGGCGGGTCCTGGACCGGTCGGGCCGGCCGCACCCACGGCGCTTCGCGCTCGGCCCGCACACCGACGGCCGTACGCCCGGCGCCTTCACCCGGCCGCGCACCGGCGGGCCCGCCTTCCGGCAGAACGACGCGACCGCACGGGCCGCGCTGCGGTTCCTCGGGGAGCTCGCCGGTCGTGCCGCCGCCTGA
- a CDS encoding amino acid ABC transporter permease gives MSSDTLAEAPAAPGIPEHADSLRIVPRRRPGQWTAAVAVLALLALAVNSVLRNDAFQWDVVADYFTTDAVLRGLWLTLWLTAVVMVLGFVLGALLAAARMSANPVLRSVSWGYVWLFRSIPILVQLLLWFNIGALYPHILGVRTVDLLGPVTVAVIGLTLHEAAYAAEVVRGGILSVDRGQIEAAEALGLSRWRRWWRIVLPQAMRSIVPPAGNMLIGTLKGTSIVSVIAVQDLLYSVQLVYHRTYQVIPLLMVATVWYTVVTSVLGIGQHYVEKHYARGAERTR, from the coding sequence ATGTCCTCCGACACCCTCGCCGAAGCCCCCGCCGCCCCCGGCATACCCGAGCACGCGGATTCCCTGCGGATCGTCCCGCGGCGCCGCCCGGGCCAGTGGACCGCCGCCGTCGCCGTTCTCGCCCTGCTCGCGCTCGCGGTCAACTCCGTCCTGCGCAACGACGCGTTCCAGTGGGACGTCGTCGCGGACTACTTCACCACCGACGCGGTGCTGCGCGGCCTGTGGCTCACGCTCTGGCTGACCGCGGTGGTCATGGTGCTCGGCTTCGTGCTGGGCGCGCTGCTCGCGGCGGCCCGGATGTCCGCCAACCCCGTCCTCAGAAGCGTCAGTTGGGGGTACGTCTGGCTGTTCCGGTCGATCCCGATCCTGGTGCAGCTGCTGCTCTGGTTCAACATCGGGGCGCTGTACCCGCACATCCTCGGGGTGCGGACGGTCGACCTGCTCGGCCCGGTCACCGTCGCGGTCATCGGCCTGACCCTGCACGAGGCCGCCTACGCCGCCGAGGTGGTGCGCGGCGGCATCCTGTCCGTCGACCGTGGGCAGATCGAGGCCGCCGAGGCGCTCGGCCTGAGCCGGTGGCGGCGCTGGTGGCGGATCGTGCTGCCGCAGGCGATGCGCTCCATCGTGCCCCCGGCCGGGAACATGCTGATCGGCACCCTCAAGGGCACCTCCATCGTCAGTGTGATCGCCGTGCAGGACCTGCTCTACTCCGTGCAGCTCGTCTACCACCGCACCTACCAGGTCATTCCGCTGCTGATGGTCGCCACCGTCTGGTACACCGTCGTCACCTCGGTGCTCGGCATCGGTCAGCACTACGTGGAGAAGCACTACGCCCGCGGTGCGGAGCGCACCCGATGA
- a CDS encoding ABC transporter substrate-binding protein has translation MRTLTHARNTLIAPFALITAGTLLLTACGSGTDDATTAAARSDAVPTTDVVSSIRKDDTAAGLLPPGTTSLTLAVSVSGQPPGTSILDDGRTLAGQDVDFANAVAKVLGIGLKTEQASFEAILPALDSGKYDLGVGNFGVTDERRRTIDFVTYINDGQGFATRSDSKLTKVTDLTQLCGLNVATGAGTTFEATLEDNKHLCRKPYKVQTYSEQGAIWSSLQQGRSDVVMSTINGLRYAVAHQQGVKFLNEYHRLDVGFAFKKGTPLAKAFQAAVNDLVEDGSYARILKKWGTTDSAIAKSRISPPEVTHP, from the coding sequence GTGCGCACACTCACGCATGCCCGAAACACACTGATCGCCCCCTTCGCCCTCATCACCGCGGGCACCCTGCTCCTGACCGCGTGCGGTTCCGGCACCGACGACGCCACCACCGCCGCGGCCCGGTCCGACGCCGTTCCCACCACCGACGTCGTGTCCTCGATCAGGAAGGACGACACGGCGGCCGGGCTGCTGCCGCCCGGTACCACGAGCCTGACCCTCGCCGTCAGCGTCTCCGGCCAGCCGCCGGGCACCTCGATCCTGGACGACGGCAGGACCCTGGCCGGCCAGGACGTGGACTTCGCGAACGCGGTCGCCAAGGTCCTCGGCATCGGGCTGAAGACCGAGCAGGCGAGCTTCGAGGCGATCCTGCCGGCCCTGGACAGCGGCAAGTACGACCTCGGTGTGGGCAACTTCGGTGTGACCGACGAGCGCCGCAGGACGATCGACTTCGTCACCTACATCAACGACGGCCAGGGTTTCGCCACCCGCTCCGACAGCAAGCTCACCAAGGTCACGGACCTGACCCAGTTGTGCGGTCTGAACGTGGCGACGGGCGCGGGCACGACCTTCGAAGCCACGCTGGAGGACAACAAGCACCTGTGCAGGAAGCCGTACAAGGTGCAGACCTACAGCGAGCAGGGCGCCATCTGGTCCTCGCTCCAACAGGGCCGCAGCGACGTCGTGATGTCCACGATCAACGGCCTGCGTTACGCGGTGGCCCACCAGCAGGGCGTGAAGTTCCTCAACGAGTACCACCGCCTGGACGTCGGTTTCGCGTTCAAGAAGGGCACCCCGCTCGCCAAGGCCTTCCAGGCGGCGGTGAACGACCTCGTCGAGGACGGCTCCTACGCCCGCATCCTGAAGAAGTGGGGGACGACGGACTCGGCGATAGCGAAGTCCCGGATCTCGCCCCCGGAAGTGACACATCCTTAG
- a CDS encoding cell division protein SepF: MGSVRKASAWLGLVDDNDDERYYDDDGYSEGTEPGDAWVTDPRVKVASDVAEEKGRRIGTVTPDSFRDARAIGELFREGVPVIMNLTAMEASDAKRVVDFAAGLIFGLRGSIERVSTRVFLLTPANTEIVNGDPAAHRTDGFFNQS; the protein is encoded by the coding sequence ATGGGATCGGTGCGCAAGGCGAGTGCCTGGCTGGGCCTCGTTGACGACAACGATGACGAGCGTTACTACGACGACGACGGATACTCCGAAGGGACCGAGCCCGGGGATGCCTGGGTCACCGACCCCCGGGTCAAGGTGGCCTCGGACGTCGCCGAGGAGAAGGGCCGCCGGATCGGCACGGTGACTCCGGACAGCTTCCGGGACGCCCGCGCCATCGGCGAACTCTTCCGTGAGGGCGTTCCCGTCATCATGAACCTCACCGCGATGGAGGCCTCCGACGCCAAGCGCGTCGTCGACTTCGCGGCCGGGCTGATCTTCGGACTGCGCGGTTCCATCGAGCGCGTGTCCACCCGGGTGTTCCTGCTGACCCCCGCCAACACGGAGATCGTGAACGGCGATCCGGCCGCGCACCGCACGGACGGCTTCTTCAACCAGAGCTGA
- a CDS encoding acyl-CoA dehydrogenase family protein gives MPPFDPADPLGIDDLLEPEDLAIRETVRTWAADRVLPNVADWYEKGELPGIRELARELGEIGALGMSLSGYGCAGASAVQYGLACLELEAADSGIRSLVSVQGSLAMYAIHRFGSEEQKQTWLPRMAAGEVIGCFGLTEPDHGSDPGSMRTYAKKDGTDWVLNGRKMWITNGSVAGVAVVWAQTDEGIRGFVVPAGTPGFSAPEIKHKWSLRASVTSELVLDDVRLPADAVLPEVVGLKGPLSCLSHARYGIVWGAMGAARSCFETAVDYAKTREQFGRPIGGFQLTQAKLADMAVELHKGILLAHHLGRRMDAGRLRPEQVSFGKLNNVREAIEICRTARTILGANGISLEYPVMRHATNLESVLTYEGTVEMHQLVLGKALTGLDAFR, from the coding sequence ATGCCCCCGTTCGACCCCGCCGACCCCCTCGGCATCGACGACCTGCTGGAGCCGGAGGACCTCGCGATCCGCGAGACCGTGCGGACCTGGGCCGCCGACCGGGTCCTGCCGAACGTCGCCGACTGGTACGAGAAGGGCGAGCTGCCGGGGATCAGGGAACTCGCCCGTGAACTCGGGGAGATCGGCGCCCTCGGGATGTCGCTCAGCGGGTACGGCTGTGCCGGGGCCTCCGCCGTGCAGTACGGGCTCGCCTGCCTGGAGCTGGAGGCCGCCGACTCCGGGATCCGCTCCCTCGTCTCGGTGCAGGGCTCCCTCGCGATGTACGCGATTCACCGCTTCGGCAGCGAGGAGCAGAAGCAGACCTGGCTGCCCCGCATGGCCGCCGGTGAGGTCATCGGCTGCTTCGGGCTGACCGAGCCGGACCACGGTTCCGACCCGGGCTCCATGCGGACGTACGCCAAGAAGGACGGCACGGACTGGGTCCTCAACGGGCGCAAGATGTGGATCACCAACGGGTCGGTCGCCGGGGTCGCCGTCGTGTGGGCGCAGACCGACGAAGGGATCCGCGGGTTCGTGGTGCCGGCCGGCACGCCGGGTTTCTCGGCGCCGGAGATCAAGCACAAGTGGTCGCTGCGGGCCAGCGTCACCAGTGAGCTGGTCCTGGACGACGTACGGCTGCCCGCCGACGCGGTGCTGCCTGAGGTCGTCGGGCTCAAGGGGCCGCTGAGCTGTCTCTCGCACGCCCGGTACGGGATTGTGTGGGGCGCGATGGGCGCGGCACGGTCGTGCTTCGAGACCGCCGTCGACTACGCGAAGACACGGGAACAGTTCGGACGGCCGATCGGGGGCTTCCAGCTCACCCAGGCCAAACTCGCCGACATGGCGGTCGAACTGCACAAGGGGATTCTGCTCGCCCACCACCTGGGGCGACGCATGGACGCCGGCCGCCTGCGTCCCGAGCAGGTCAGCTTCGGCAAGCTCAACAACGTCCGCGAGGCCATCGAGATCTGCCGTACGGCGCGGACGATCCTCGGCGCCAACGGGATCTCCCTCGAGTACCCCGTGATGCGGCACGCGACGAACCTCGAGTCGGTGCTGACGTACGAGGGCACCGTCGAGATGCACCAGCTGGTGCTGGGCAAGGCGCTCACCGGACTGGACGCCTTCCGGTAA
- a CDS encoding MFS transporter, with amino-acid sequence MSGTTTAAAMLRRRAAGAGANRWVVLVVLCVSLLLVALDATVLHVAVPAVTEDLKPGAIELLWIVDVYPLVCASLLILFGTLGDRVGRRRVLLLGYGLFGVASALAALADTAQVLILARALLGVGGAMIMPATLSILRQVFPDRRERALAIGIWSAVAAVGAAVGPLLGGFLLEHFWWGSVFLVNIPLMLVSLPVGRLLLPESKGSGDGPWDVVGALMAAAGLFALVLGVKRLGGGDLDAFTAIPLVVGAALLVLFVRRQRRLTHPLVDLRMFARPAFSTSVGCIVLAMLALVGLELIAAQYLQLVLDLSPLETGLRLLPLTIAAMAAGLAGARLLRRFGPRRMVSAGFCLTAVAVLLLTAMGDADNTGLLVFGFVLLGFGLETTLFGAYESMLSEAPPEQAGGAAAIGETSYQLGAGIGIALLGSVMNAAYTPGLSRVPGVPDAASRSAGHSLGEAYEVAARLGGPAGVALRRAARDSFVHGLHVTLLVSAGLLLLGAVMALRLPRTMQCGEAPAAVELPAPREVAQSRVSA; translated from the coding sequence ATGTCCGGGACGACCACGGCCGCTGCGATGCTGCGCCGTCGGGCGGCCGGGGCCGGTGCAAACCGCTGGGTCGTCCTCGTCGTCCTCTGCGTCAGCCTGCTCCTGGTCGCCCTCGACGCGACGGTGCTGCACGTGGCGGTGCCCGCTGTCACCGAGGACCTGAAGCCCGGCGCGATAGAGCTGCTCTGGATCGTCGACGTCTATCCGCTCGTCTGCGCCTCGCTCCTCATCCTGTTCGGCACGCTCGGTGACCGCGTGGGCCGCAGACGGGTTCTCCTTCTCGGCTACGGCCTGTTCGGCGTCGCCTCCGCTCTCGCCGCCCTCGCGGACACCGCCCAGGTGCTGATCCTGGCGCGTGCCTTGCTCGGCGTCGGCGGCGCGATGATCATGCCCGCGACGCTGTCGATCCTCCGCCAGGTCTTCCCCGACCGGCGTGAGCGGGCGCTGGCGATCGGCATCTGGAGCGCGGTCGCCGCGGTCGGAGCCGCGGTCGGTCCGCTGCTCGGCGGCTTCCTCCTGGAGCACTTCTGGTGGGGCTCGGTCTTCCTCGTCAACATCCCGTTGATGCTGGTCAGCCTGCCCGTGGGCCGGCTGCTGCTGCCCGAGTCGAAGGGCAGCGGGGACGGTCCCTGGGACGTGGTCGGCGCGCTGATGGCCGCCGCCGGCCTGTTCGCCCTCGTGCTCGGCGTGAAGCGGCTGGGCGGCGGCGATCTCGACGCCTTCACCGCGATCCCCCTGGTCGTGGGCGCGGCACTGCTCGTCCTGTTCGTACGGCGGCAGCGGCGGCTCACGCATCCCCTGGTGGATCTGCGGATGTTCGCACGCCCCGCCTTCAGCACCTCGGTCGGCTGCATCGTCCTGGCGATGCTCGCCCTGGTGGGGCTGGAACTGATCGCGGCGCAGTATCTCCAGCTGGTCCTCGACCTCTCCCCGCTGGAGACCGGGCTGCGGCTGCTGCCACTGACGATCGCCGCCATGGCCGCGGGGCTCGCCGGGGCACGTCTGCTGCGCCGGTTCGGACCGCGCCGGATGGTCAGCGCCGGGTTCTGCCTCACGGCCGTGGCCGTCCTGCTGCTCACCGCGATGGGCGACGCGGACAACACGGGCCTGCTGGTGTTCGGTTTCGTGCTGCTCGGGTTCGGTCTCGAGACGACGCTCTTCGGGGCGTACGAGTCGATGCTCAGCGAGGCACCGCCGGAGCAGGCGGGCGGGGCCGCGGCGATCGGCGAGACCTCCTACCAGCTCGGTGCGGGCATCGGGATCGCGCTGCTCGGCAGTGTGATGAACGCCGCGTACACACCCGGCCTCTCGCGGGTGCCCGGTGTCCCGGACGCGGCGTCCAGGTCGGCCGGACACTCCCTCGGCGAGGCCTACGAGGTCGCCGCCCGCCTCGGCGGACCCGCCGGTGTGGCCCTGCGCCGGGCCGCCCGGGACTCCTTCGTGCACGGGCTGCACGTGACCTTGCTGGTGAGTGCGGGCTTGCTGCTGCTGGGCGCGGTGATGGCGCTGCGGCTGCCGCGCACCATGCAGTGCGGTGAGGCCCCGGCCGCGGTGGAGCTTCCTGCGCCGCGGGAGGTCGCTCAGTCGCGCGTGTCGGCCTGA
- a CDS encoding mannosyltransferase family protein: MTDLGTRTAPALRRAAPALLGYAAVRALGLLALALWSAARDKSAYTLLTARWDALWYTRVAELGYGYEVRLPNGDVHSNLAFFPLLPWLERLLSAPTPLSYADAGFVISLLASLAAAWGVFAVADHVYGRRAGVCAVLLWAVLPVGIVQSMAYSESLFTALAAWSLYAVLTGRWLTAGLLAALAGLTRPVGLAVVAAVWAAAITAFLRDRQRRASLAAAPAGRPSRTAPPEDLSTRAARKPTDPDPTSSAKAAPPLPRAPRTPAPGAATNPPETPHPAREPSSPAPDTDPLETPLGATPTAHDPSLPTPATNPHGTTRAAHAQGSPRPGPSVRIPNPADADGARVAEHTPTGETPSAAGHTADGGDAAGHKAGVDGTDGHTPGVDGTDGHTPGVGGAEGSTRPPRTGSPLVLRAATRRALGMAVAPLGAAGYVLWVGHRTGKGPLGYLDVQAGWRNGFDGGYAFARFVGDKFTSFPAALAGIGLIVGVGLVVWLYVTCVRQGQPLPLLVYAGVVTALALCASSYFGSKPRLLMPAFPLLLPLALALSRARTRRSAVILGSIATASALYGAFWLNGSGPP; encoded by the coding sequence GTGACCGATCTTGGAACGCGCACCGCACCGGCCCTGCGCCGAGCCGCCCCGGCGCTGCTCGGCTACGCGGCCGTGCGCGCCCTGGGCCTTCTCGCACTGGCCCTGTGGAGCGCCGCGCGCGACAAGAGCGCGTACACCCTCCTGACCGCGCGTTGGGACGCCCTCTGGTACACGAGGGTCGCGGAACTCGGGTACGGCTACGAGGTGCGGCTGCCGAACGGCGACGTCCACTCGAACCTGGCCTTCTTCCCGCTCCTGCCCTGGCTGGAGAGGCTGCTGTCCGCGCCGACCCCGCTGTCGTACGCCGACGCGGGCTTCGTGATCTCCCTGCTCGCCTCGTTGGCCGCGGCCTGGGGCGTCTTCGCCGTGGCGGATCATGTGTACGGCCGCCGGGCGGGGGTCTGCGCGGTCCTGCTGTGGGCCGTCCTGCCCGTCGGGATCGTCCAGTCGATGGCGTACAGCGAGTCACTGTTCACGGCGCTGGCGGCCTGGTCGCTGTACGCGGTGCTCACCGGCCGCTGGCTGACAGCGGGCCTGCTGGCCGCACTGGCGGGCCTGACCCGCCCGGTGGGGCTGGCGGTGGTGGCGGCGGTGTGGGCCGCGGCGATCACCGCGTTCCTGCGGGACCGCCAGCGCCGGGCAAGCCTCGCGGCCGCGCCCGCAGGACGACCCTCGCGAACCGCACCCCCCGAGGACCTGAGCACCCGGGCCGCACGAAAGCCGACGGACCCGGACCCCACGTCGTCCGCGAAAGCGGCGCCCCCACTCCCCCGCGCGCCACGAACCCCCGCCCCCGGCGCTGCCACGAATCCGCCCGAGACCCCCCACCCCGCCCGGGAACCGAGCTCCCCCGCCCCCGACACCGATCCGCTCGAAACTCCACTCGGAGCCACCCCGACCGCCCACGACCCGAGCCTCCCCACCCCCGCCACGAATCCGCACGGCACCACCCGGGCCGCCCACGCCCAGGGCTCCCCCCGCCCCGGCCCTTCCGTGCGGATCCCGAACCCGGCCGACGCCGACGGCGCCCGAGTCGCCGAGCACACACCCACGGGCGAAACGCCGTCCGCGGCCGGGCACACAGCGGATGGCGGCGATGCGGCCGGGCACAAGGCGGGCGTCGACGGTACGGACGGCCACACGCCAGGCGTCGACGGTACGGACGGCCACACGCCAGGCGTTGGCGGTGCGGAAGGGTCGACGCGCCCCCCGCGCACCGGCAGCCCCCTGGTCCTCCGCGCGGCCACCCGTCGCGCCCTGGGCATGGCCGTCGCCCCCCTCGGTGCCGCCGGCTACGTCCTGTGGGTCGGCCACCGCACCGGCAAGGGTCCGCTCGGCTACCTCGACGTCCAGGCCGGCTGGCGCAACGGATTCGACGGCGGGTACGCCTTCGCCCGTTTCGTCGGCGACAAGTTCACGTCGTTCCCGGCGGCCCTGGCCGGGATCGGGCTGATCGTCGGCGTCGGCCTCGTGGTGTGGCTGTACGTCACCTGTGTGCGGCAGGGCCAGCCGCTGCCCCTCCTGGTGTACGCGGGTGTCGTCACCGCGCTGGCCCTGTGCGCGTCGAGCTACTTCGGCTCGAAACCGCGCCTGCTGATGCCCGCCTTCCCGCTGCTGCTCCCCCTCGCCCTGGCCCTCTCCCGCGCAAGGACCCGCAGGTCAGCCGTGATTCTGGGGTCGATCGCCACCGCCTCCGCCCTGTACGGCGCCTTCTGGCTGAACGGCTCCGGTCCGCCCTGA
- a CDS encoding phosphatase PAP2 family protein codes for MRTERNPTRLDRVFARLDREPERPAHLSVPRASRHRTVLVIAALAFYLAIVWLVVTTSWLVRLDWQVMFFRPYQQWASIHWFVDYYVVLGQRGPTAVMVAAWLGWRSWRQHTVRPLLTLGTSLLLLNITVGAAKYGMGRLGPHYATVIGSNEMGLGGDIFPSGHTANAVVTWGILAYLASTPRARRWLSAISAVTSLGVGMATVYLGTHWLSDVLLGWVAGLLILLALPWFEPLIARTEAYAFDLRDRWRARGGAKAPAPVTPVTAPAPARLKPLTAPQNETAAREAAVPARGPRSPVHLAPGPHTARSERTPVTPVGSRRPPHPDRTVRGTPSPATRPVTGG; via the coding sequence GTGCGTACCGAACGAAACCCCACCCGTCTGGACCGGGTGTTCGCCAGACTGGACCGTGAGCCGGAACGACCGGCCCACCTCAGCGTGCCGAGGGCGAGCCGGCACCGGACCGTCCTGGTGATCGCTGCCCTGGCCTTCTACCTGGCGATCGTGTGGCTCGTGGTGACCACCTCCTGGCTGGTCCGCCTCGACTGGCAGGTCATGTTCTTCCGGCCGTACCAGCAGTGGGCGTCCATCCACTGGTTCGTCGACTACTACGTGGTGCTGGGCCAGCGCGGCCCGACCGCGGTGATGGTCGCGGCCTGGCTGGGCTGGCGCTCCTGGCGTCAGCACACCGTGCGCCCGCTGCTGACCCTGGGCACCTCGCTGCTGCTGCTGAACATCACGGTCGGCGCCGCCAAGTACGGCATGGGACGACTCGGACCGCACTACGCGACCGTCATCGGCTCGAACGAGATGGGCCTGGGCGGCGATATATTTCCCAGCGGCCACACCGCCAACGCGGTGGTGACCTGGGGAATCCTGGCGTATCTGGCCTCCACCCCGAGGGCCCGCCGCTGGCTGTCCGCGATCTCCGCGGTGACCTCGCTGGGCGTCGGCATGGCCACCGTCTACCTCGGTACGCACTGGCTGAGCGATGTCCTGCTGGGCTGGGTCGCGGGTCTGCTGATCCTGCTCGCGCTGCCCTGGTTCGAGCCGCTGATCGCCCGCACCGAGGCCTACGCCTTCGACCTGCGCGACCGCTGGCGGGCCCGCGGCGGCGCGAAGGCCCCGGCTCCGGTCACCCCTGTCACGGCGCCCGCGCCCGCCCGCCTCAAGCCGCTCACCGCCCCGCAGAACGAGACGGCGGCCCGCGAGGCCGCCGTACCGGCGCGCGGCCCCAGGTCACCCGTCCATCTGGCCCCGGGCCCGCACACCGCCCGCTCGGAGCGCACCCCGGTGACCCCGGTCGGCAGCCGCCGCCCGCCGCACCCGGACCGGACCGTGCGCGGCACACCGTCCCCGGCCACCCGCCCGGTGACCGGCGGCTGA
- a CDS encoding I78 family peptidase inhibitor, producing the protein MAPIPTPPAEPQDSPDTYVGLDSAAAERTARERGWSTVRSLPPGAIITMEYRAGRLNFEVKDGRVTRAWKG; encoded by the coding sequence ATGGCACCCATTCCGACACCGCCCGCCGAACCCCAGGACAGCCCCGACACCTACGTCGGCCTCGACTCCGCCGCCGCTGAGCGGACCGCGCGTGAGCGGGGCTGGTCGACGGTCCGGTCGCTGCCGCCGGGGGCGATCATCACGATGGAGTACCGCGCGGGCCGGCTGAACTTCGAGGTGAAGGACGGCCGCGTGACGCGGGCCTGGAAGGGCTGA